One region of Spirochaetota bacterium genomic DNA includes:
- a CDS encoding glycosyltransferase family 2 protein, which produces MQGGLKVKNLKKYRDQNKRLISIITVVLNSEQFIEGTIRSVLDQSYDNIEFIIIDGNSTDNTQNIIKKYENQIDYWISEPDNGIYDAMNKGLELATGDYVNFLNAGDRFYNNDTLAILFHDVNSVDIDLVYGDTIVQTEKGNKLGYLKAFDYNKKNLIRMGTRTVSHQSLFIKKNKTPFYDSKYQLKGELDWYFEILESNKDLKIFYKNIPVVYYSLGGFGYNNFYKNLYERIVLIYNRFGLIRSIYNIPIYFISIIFHYVTILKERLRDKKN; this is translated from the coding sequence ATGCAGGGTGGATTAAAAGTTAAAAATTTAAAAAAATATAGAGATCAAAATAAACGACTCATTAGTATCATTACTGTTGTTTTAAATAGTGAACAATTTATAGAAGGTACAATTAGAAGTGTTTTAGATCAGTCGTATGATAATATTGAATTTATAATAATTGATGGCAACTCTACAGATAATACTCAAAATATAATAAAAAAATACGAGAATCAAATTGATTACTGGATTAGCGAGCCTGACAATGGTATTTATGATGCTATGAATAAAGGACTTGAATTAGCTACAGGAGATTATGTAAATTTTTTAAATGCAGGAGATAGATTTTATAACAATGATACATTGGCAATTCTTTTTCATGATGTAAATTCTGTTGATATTGATTTGGTATATGGTGATACTATTGTACAAACTGAAAAAGGAAACAAATTGGGATATTTAAAAGCTTTTGATTATAATAAAAAAAATTTGATTCGAATGGGAACAAGGACTGTTAGTCATCAGTCTTTGTTTATTAAAAAGAATAAAACCCCATTTTATGATTCAAAATATCAGCTTAAAGGTGAACTGGACTGGTATTTTGAAATATTAGAATCAAATAAGGATTTAAAAATTTTCTATAAAAACATTCCAGTTGTATATTATTCATTAGGAGGTTTTGGGTATAATAATTTCTATAAGAATCTCTATGAAAGGATAGTATTGATCTATAACAGATTCGGTTTGATAAGAAGTATTTATAACATCCCTATTTATTTTATATCAATCATTTTTCATTATGTGACAATTCTTAAAGAAAGATTAAGAGACAAAAAAAATTAA
- a CDS encoding MBOAT family O-acyltransferase, which produces MNIASIPFLIFISLSVILFLLGNNLVYRQLLLSFINLIFLITYIQNINTCIVFFVFILSSYLILKLIKKYSLQNYIFIFVSIIVVFFLFIKKYDFLKLIIPTNLLDHKIELIGISYMMFKLIHMIIDLYQNQLSNIKLLYYANYQLGFFSLLAGPIQRYNDFYNYFNEIDKTSFTKNEILSSWNRVLTGMFKMGLLSILALKLYQREAIGVISNVSSIKVIVHFMIYFYSYPIYVYLNFSGYCDIVIGCAQLIGLKLPENFNSPFIARNMVEFWNRWHITLSIWIRDYIFMNSYKWIAQKWNRHAKNAGYILIFITFFIAGVWHGSTWNFIIFGLIHGFGVAVTRIYGDILKSLLGRSGLKNYYKNSAIRLIAIFITFNYVCFSFIFFHVDLNRTLKIVNTFFISIISFI; this is translated from the coding sequence ATGAATATTGCTTCCATTCCCTTTCTGATTTTCATAAGTTTATCAGTTATCCTGTTTTTATTAGGAAACAATCTTGTATATCGTCAATTACTTTTAAGTTTTATTAATTTAATTTTTCTTATTACTTATATACAAAATATTAATACTTGTATTGTTTTTTTTGTTTTTATTTTATCAAGTTATTTAATCTTAAAACTTATTAAAAAATACTCATTACAAAATTATATATTCATTTTTGTATCCATTATCGTTGTATTTTTCCTCTTTATAAAAAAATATGATTTTCTAAAACTGATCATCCCTACAAACTTACTAGATCATAAAATTGAGTTGATTGGCATATCCTATATGATGTTTAAATTAATACATATGATTATTGACTTATATCAAAATCAATTATCCAATATCAAATTACTTTACTATGCAAACTACCAGTTAGGTTTTTTTTCTTTGTTAGCAGGACCAATTCAACGTTATAATGATTTTTATAATTATTTTAATGAAATTGATAAAACCTCATTCACTAAAAATGAAATCTTATCTTCATGGAATAGGGTACTTACTGGAATGTTTAAAATGGGATTATTATCAATTTTAGCACTCAAACTTTATCAAAGGGAAGCTATTGGAGTAATAAGTAATGTTTCAAGTATCAAAGTAATTGTACACTTTATGATATATTTTTATAGTTATCCAATTTATGTTTATTTAAACTTTTCAGGTTATTGTGATATCGTTATTGGTTGCGCTCAACTTATTGGTCTTAAATTACCAGAAAATTTTAATAGTCCTTTTATAGCTCGCAATATGGTTGAATTTTGGAACAGATGGCATATTACTCTTTCAATCTGGATTAGGGACTATATCTTTATGAATTCTTACAAATGGATCGCTCAAAAATGGAATAGACATGCGAAGAATGCTGGATATATACTTATATTTATAACATTTTTTATTGCTGGTGTTTGGCATGGTTCAACCTGGAATTTTATTATTTTTGGATTAATTCATGGTTTTGGTGTTGCAGTAACACGTATTTATGGGGATATTTTAAAATCATTGCTTGGTCGTTCAGGATTGAAGAATTACTATAAGAATTCTGCAATTAGGTTGATTGCTATATTTATCACTTTTAATTATGTTTGTTTTAGTTTTATTTTTTTTCATGTTGATTTAAATCGAACTTTAAAAATTGTTAATACTTTTTTTATATCCATAATTTCATTTATATAA
- a CDS encoding acyltransferase has product MILCIKQIFYLIQYYWREFKQKCIKQLYFNQIEKRDGCTISSLANFTGPIENISIGKGSRINGYANLRFKKGRITIGSNVLFGQFVTIIAHSYNYENKNQLIKDQGMYTKDVVIGNDVWIGAYTLIMPGVKIGDGAVIGASSVVTKNVPEYEV; this is encoded by the coding sequence ATGATTCTTTGTATTAAACAAATATTTTATCTTATCCAATATTATTGGAGAGAGTTCAAACAAAAATGTATAAAACAATTATATTTTAATCAAATTGAAAAACGTGATGGATGCACCATTAGTTCTCTAGCCAATTTTACTGGGCCTATTGAAAACATTTCTATTGGGAAAGGTTCACGCATTAATGGATATGCAAATTTACGATTCAAGAAAGGACGAATTACAATTGGTAGCAATGTGCTTTTTGGCCAGTTCGTTACAATAATTGCACATTCTTATAATTACGAAAACAAAAATCAACTCATTAAAGATCAAGGTATGTATACGAAGGATGTAGTAATTGGCAATGATGTTTGGATTGGAGCCTATACACTCATTATGCCTGGTGTTAAGATTGGAGATGGTGCCGTTATTGGAGCATCTTCAGTTGTTACAAAAAATGTTCCTGAATATGAAGTTTAG
- a CDS encoding glycosyltransferase family A protein, with the protein MNPIVSIIIPTYNRAEMLKRAIDSVLLQTFQDFELIVISDGSTDNTDKIILHYNDDPRIVYIKRDISGGASAARNEGLKIAKGKYIAFLDDDDEWVPDKLELQLPLIENSSKKVGLVYAWMEYFEDKKPVAINAPQLKGNVFPEMLDKQAIGGCPTIIIKKEVVDKVGYFDEELPRGNDGDYWRRITKHYLVDFTPKVLAKVYIGHDRISVNNKKGLKNHIKSAETRLEKFSEDFNKFPEAKAKLLFEIMKANFKLKQFKHFFYSLFRILRVLNINPIRWLNFLSKFLKVNRDGKIFW; encoded by the coding sequence ATGAATCCTATAGTATCAATCATTATACCTACTTATAATAGAGCAGAAATGTTGAAAAGAGCAATTGATAGTGTTCTATTACAAACATTTCAAGATTTTGAATTAATTGTCATTTCTGATGGTTCCACCGACAATACAGACAAGATAATATTACATTATAATGATGACCCTCGTATTGTTTATATTAAACGAGATATTTCAGGTGGTGCTTCAGCTGCTCGAAATGAAGGATTAAAAATTGCAAAAGGAAAATATATTGCTTTTTTAGATGATGATGATGAATGGGTTCCTGATAAACTTGAATTGCAATTACCTTTAATTGAGAATTCATCAAAAAAAGTTGGATTAGTATATGCATGGATGGAATATTTTGAAGACAAAAAACCTGTAGCTATAAATGCACCCCAATTAAAAGGTAATGTCTTCCCAGAAATGCTGGATAAACAAGCTATTGGTGGTTGTCCAACAATAATTATAAAAAAAGAAGTCGTTGATAAAGTAGGCTATTTTGATGAAGAATTACCACGAGGAAATGATGGTGATTACTGGCGAAGAATTACAAAACATTATCTGGTAGACTTTACACCAAAAGTTCTCGCAAAAGTATATATTGGACATGATAGGATAAGTGTGAATAATAAGAAAGGCTTAAAAAATCATATTAAATCAGCAGAAACAAGATTAGAAAAGTTTAGTGAAGATTTTAATAAGTTTCCAGAAGCAAAAGCAAAGCTATTGTTTGAAATAATGAAAGCAAATTTTAAATTGAAACAATTTAAACATTTTTTCTATAGTCTATTTCGGATTTTACGTGTTTTGAATATAAATCCTATAAGATGGTTAAACTTCTTATCAAAATTTTTAAAGGTAAATAGGGATGGTAAAATTTTTTGGTAA
- a CDS encoding glycosyltransferase has product MKKKKVILLTNIIAPYRVPLYNVISQDKNIDFLVYFFAEREKFRSWEIDDKEIKFNYEILKGYQLSFFGSDLFTYHFNPSIIYKLIKQKPDIIIGMYSSFADHMGWLYSKFRRKTKNIIWLSNTVFERSLKRKIFTFVKKIIIKTSDAFIAYGTKAKEYGIELGAHEESIFYAFNSIDNDKYFKIKQNLNKEDIRKKYKLTNNIIICFCGRLVPLKGVDYLIEAYQILQEKHRDISLAIIGDGPLLNELKSKCINEKIEGVLFFGNRSTEEICEILYASSIFVLPSWREVWGLVLNEAMIFELPIISTDKVGGSYDLIKNGLNGFIVESKSSVAIAEKINIIISNKGLITKMGKESLKLIKHINIENEAMGIINSINYIK; this is encoded by the coding sequence ATGAAGAAAAAAAAAGTAATACTACTAACAAATATAATAGCACCATACAGAGTTCCATTATACAATGTGATTAGCCAAGATAAAAATATTGATTTTCTTGTATATTTCTTTGCTGAAAGAGAGAAATTCAGATCTTGGGAAATTGATGATAAGGAGATTAAATTCAATTATGAAATACTAAAAGGATATCAATTATCGTTCTTTGGTAGTGATTTGTTTACCTATCATTTTAATCCTTCAATTATATACAAATTAATAAAACAGAAACCTGATATAATAATTGGTATGTATAGTTCATTTGCCGATCATATGGGATGGTTATATTCAAAATTTAGAAGAAAAACAAAAAATATTATCTGGTTGTCAAACACTGTGTTTGAAAGATCCTTAAAAAGAAAAATTTTCACATTTGTTAAAAAAATTATAATTAAAACTAGTGATGCTTTTATTGCATATGGCACAAAAGCTAAAGAGTATGGAATAGAACTTGGAGCTCATGAGGAGAGTATCTTCTATGCTTTTAACAGTATTGATAATGATAAATATTTTAAAATTAAACAAAATCTGAATAAAGAGGATATCAGAAAGAAGTATAAACTTACTAATAATATAATTATCTGTTTTTGCGGAAGATTAGTGCCACTTAAAGGAGTTGATTACCTAATAGAAGCTTATCAAATATTGCAAGAAAAGCATAGGGATATCAGTTTGGCTATTATTGGAGATGGTCCATTATTAAACGAGCTAAAATCCAAATGTATTAATGAAAAAATTGAGGGTGTATTATTTTTTGGAAACAGGTCAACAGAAGAGATATGTGAAATATTATATGCTTCAAGTATTTTTGTTTTGCCGTCATGGAGGGAGGTTTGGGGACTTGTGTTAAACGAAGCAATGATATTTGAATTGCCTATTATATCTACAGACAAAGTCGGTGGATCATATGACCTGATTAAAAATGGTTTAAATGGATTTATTGTTGAAAGCAAGTCGAGCGTTGCTATTGCAGAAAAAATTAACATAATTATTTCCAATAAAGGATTAATCACAAAGATGGGTAAAGAGTCACTAAAATTGATAAAACATATTAATATCGAGAATGAAGCTATGGGAATTATTAATTCAATAAACTACATCAAATGA
- a CDS encoding class I SAM-dependent methyltransferase — protein sequence MINEKELYEIQEAKLKNYISFPILRKLFKKYDLHREDLALNLLEKGENFLDIGCGTGSLLFKAKSKYNHIYGIDIVDSKINKAKKEAEARKINNSYFFVSNINEKIDFQDNMFDAVTCIAVIEHIFDPYSIVNEIYRIIKNGGIFIADVPNIAYIKQRFCLLLGRLPVTGSPYNWKETGWDSGHLHYFTEKTFCNLLEDCGFKILEVTGCGLFGKIRGLYPSLLTGDICVKAMKK from the coding sequence ATGATAAATGAAAAAGAACTATATGAAATTCAGGAAGCAAAACTTAAGAATTATATATCATTCCCTATATTAAGAAAATTATTTAAGAAATATGATCTTCACCGTGAAGATTTAGCATTGAACCTTCTAGAAAAAGGTGAAAATTTTCTTGATATTGGTTGTGGTACTGGATCGTTATTATTCAAAGCAAAATCAAAATATAATCATATTTATGGAATCGATATTGTAGACTCAAAAATAAATAAAGCAAAAAAAGAGGCAGAAGCTAGGAAAATAAATAACTCATATTTTTTTGTTTCAAACATTAATGAAAAAATTGATTTTCAAGATAATATGTTTGATGCAGTAACTTGTATTGCAGTAATTGAGCATATTTTTGATCCTTACTCAATAGTTAATGAAATTTACAGAATAATAAAAAACGGTGGAATTTTTATTGCTGATGTGCCAAATATCGCATATATAAAACAAAGGTTTTGTCTACTTTTAGGGAGATTACCTGTTACTGGATCTCCATACAATTGGAAAGAAACAGGATGGGACAGTGGTCATCTGCATTACTTTACAGAAAAGACATTTTGTAATTTGCTCGAAGATTGTGGATTTAAAATATTAGAGGTTACAGGCTGTGGATTATTTGGAAAAATAAGGGGATTGTATCCTTCGCTTCTTACTGGAGATATTTGTGTTAAAGCAATGAAAAAATAA
- a CDS encoding class I SAM-dependent methyltransferase, producing MMIYDNNYHKYLDGKKLYGDDFDLVDIENWFKDEEKGYFKLVSKDEKKYQYCYHALNYRKGYRFLPRRHFSHVLGIGSAYGDEFIQISKFVDQFTILEPSQGFVTKDINDVKVDYVKPRIDGKFPFPNNSFDLITCFGTLHHIPNVSKIVNEIHRCLKKDGYALIREPIVSMGDWNKPRKGLTKRERGIPLSLFRNMIISVGFEIIKEQMCMFSLTNRLTYITKRPVYNSTFVILLDNVLCWLFTWNYIYHANNSLKKIRPTSVFYILHKK from the coding sequence ATGATGATTTATGATAATAATTATCATAAATATTTAGATGGCAAAAAATTATATGGAGATGACTTTGATCTTGTAGATATTGAGAACTGGTTTAAAGATGAAGAGAAAGGTTATTTCAAACTAGTTTCAAAAGACGAAAAAAAATATCAATATTGTTATCATGCTTTAAACTACAGAAAGGGATATCGATTTTTACCTAGAAGACATTTTTCTCATGTACTTGGAATTGGAAGTGCATATGGTGATGAATTTATTCAAATTTCTAAATTTGTTGATCAATTCACAATATTAGAACCATCCCAAGGATTTGTTACCAAAGATATTAATGATGTTAAGGTAGATTATGTTAAGCCAAGGATTGACGGTAAATTCCCATTTCCTAATAATTCGTTTGATTTAATAACATGTTTTGGAACTTTACATCATATTCCTAATGTTAGTAAAATTGTTAATGAGATTCATAGATGCCTAAAGAAAGATGGTTATGCTCTTATCAGGGAACCAATTGTTTCAATGGGTGATTGGAACAAGCCTAGAAAAGGATTAACAAAGAGGGAAAGAGGTATACCTCTTTCCCTCTTTAGAAATATGATTATTTCAGTAGGTTTTGAAATTATTAAAGAGCAGATGTGTATGTTTTCACTTACTAATCGCTTAACATATATTACAAAAAGGCCTGTATATAACTCAACATTTGTAATTCTACTTGATAATGTGTTATGTTGGCTATTTACTTGGAATTATATCTATCATGCAAATAATAGTCTAAAAAAAATCAGACCAACTTCCGTATTTTATATATTACACAAAAAATAA
- a CDS encoding SDR family oxidoreductase has translation MTKSYNFDTCLITGGSRGIGAAIALKLYSKVKTIYLNYHKNRNQANLICNLIHESGGRAIPIKADVSDILAVNKIIEKIQIENSKLDILIHNASLPIIPQKTLKLDWEEDILPQIEVACLGFLNCIKSANHLFVEGSKIIVILTDALFHTPPVQMGAYLTAKGALWGLVRSVAKEFQSKKISVNVVSPGMTKTELLTNYNERSLEIIANDLPLGRLAKPEEIASAIEIIIGQSGDYMHGANIVLNGGVYF, from the coding sequence ATGACAAAATCATACAATTTTGATACTTGTTTAATCACTGGAGGTTCACGAGGAATTGGTGCTGCAATAGCCTTAAAGTTATATAGTAAAGTTAAAACTATATATTTAAATTATCATAAAAACCGAAATCAAGCGAATCTAATCTGCAATCTTATTCATGAATCAGGGGGAAGAGCAATCCCCATCAAAGCAGATGTGTCAGATATTCTTGCTGTGAACAAAATAATAGAAAAAATACAAATAGAAAATAGTAAACTTGATATTTTGATTCATAATGCTTCACTTCCAATTATTCCACAAAAAACTTTGAAATTAGATTGGGAAGAAGACATTTTACCTCAAATAGAAGTTGCATGTTTAGGTTTTCTTAATTGTATAAAATCAGCAAATCATTTGTTTGTCGAAGGTAGTAAAATAATTGTTATTTTAACAGATGCTTTATTTCATACACCACCTGTGCAAATGGGTGCATATTTAACAGCAAAAGGCGCATTATGGGGATTAGTCAGATCCGTTGCAAAAGAATTTCAAAGCAAAAAAATTTCAGTTAATGTAGTTTCACCAGGTATGACAAAAACTGAATTACTAACTAATTATAATGAGAGGTCATTGGAAATTATTGCTAATGATTTACCTTTAGGTAGACTTGCAAAACCTGAAGAAATTGCATCTGCAATAGAAATAATAATTGGACAATCAGGAGATTATATGCATGGAGCTAATATTGTGTTAAATGGTGGTGTGTATTTTTAG
- a CDS encoding glycosyltransferase family 2 protein, with amino-acid sequence MKYSLIIPAYNEEKTLPEIINNFIKDSDFNSFELIFINDGSTDKTREILEDFQKEKNNLKVKIINHPYNKGYGAAIKTGVRSANTDIIVLMDADGQHSVDDVLTIVERMNEFDMVIGDRGGKASPKRRNLGKWVLQRTAEFLVEKKIPDLNSGFRAFRKSKFLEFLHLYPNTFSITSTMTLAFIKAAYNIDFIPIDIKKRSEGESQVKIRDGAKTMLLLLRIIMMFNPLKVFAPVGLALLLLGLIYSIVGIALYMSFPKAGIFVSLSGLNIFFFGLIADQLSQIRKLSD; translated from the coding sequence ATGAAGTATTCACTCATTATACCAGCGTACAATGAAGAAAAGACATTACCTGAAATTATCAATAATTTTATAAAAGATTCTGACTTTAATAGTTTTGAATTAATTTTTATTAATGATGGCTCAACTGATAAAACCAGAGAGATATTGGAAGACTTTCAAAAAGAAAAAAATAATCTAAAAGTCAAGATTATTAATCATCCTTATAATAAGGGTTATGGAGCTGCAATAAAAACAGGTGTACGCTCAGCAAACACTGATATAATAGTATTGATGGATGCAGATGGACAGCATTCTGTTGATGATGTACTTACTATTGTTGAAAGAATGAATGAATTTGATATGGTTATTGGAGATCGAGGAGGTAAAGCAAGTCCCAAAAGACGAAATCTGGGCAAATGGGTTCTACAAAGGACAGCAGAATTTTTAGTCGAAAAAAAAATACCAGATTTGAATTCAGGATTTCGTGCATTTCGAAAGAGCAAATTTCTTGAATTTCTACACCTTTATCCAAACACTTTTTCAATTACATCCACAATGACTTTAGCATTCATAAAAGCTGCATATAACATAGATTTTATACCAATTGATATAAAAAAAAGATCAGAAGGAGAAAGTCAAGTTAAAATCAGGGATGGTGCTAAGACAATGCTATTGCTTCTTAGAATTATTATGATGTTCAATCCTCTGAAAGTATTTGCTCCAGTTGGATTAGCATTATTATTGCTGGGCTTAATTTATTCAATTGTTGGGATTGCTCTTTATATGTCATTTCCGAAAGCAGGTATATTTGTTTCCCTTTCTGGCTTAAACATTTTCTTTTTTGGTTTAATTGCAGATCAGCTTTCTCAAATAAGAAAACTATCCGATTAG
- a CDS encoding glycosyltransferase yields MPVAYNISKQLVDHGHEVTIYTSNLFDEKNVIREKESVIDGIKVNYFNNISNKLAWRKHLYISIKGWLWLIKNINKFDILHLHEYRTLNNVIVLILTRIFKKPYIITTHGFIVIAMKSFKKKKIYDLLFGNILKKSNFVHVLTDEEYKDALDFGINKTKIVKIPNGVTIHKDIQRVNFKDKFNIKNDYIFFLGRINRVKGIDLLIQGFAKSEIGNTDLVIAGPDENYLHELKTIVKRQRIEHKVHFIGSIYGDEKIAAFNECKILALTSRFEGMPIVVLEACSFKKPVVITDKCNINDIERYNCGIIIQFDEKELIEALNKLINDTNDYLIKSENAYKLVKEKYTWDSIVQQVEKLYKKSLGKKV; encoded by the coding sequence GTGCCAGTTGCTTATAATATTTCTAAACAGTTGGTTGATCATGGGCATGAGGTCACAATCTATACTTCAAATCTTTTCGATGAAAAAAATGTAATTCGTGAAAAAGAGTCTGTTATAGATGGAATAAAAGTAAATTATTTCAATAATATTTCAAATAAACTTGCTTGGCGTAAACATTTATATATTTCAATTAAAGGTTGGTTATGGTTAATAAAAAATATAAATAAATTCGACATTCTACATCTTCATGAATATAGAACATTGAATAATGTTATAGTACTGATTCTAACTCGAATATTTAAAAAACCTTACATCATCACAACTCATGGTTTCATTGTAATTGCAATGAAAAGTTTTAAAAAAAAGAAGATATATGACCTCCTTTTTGGAAATATATTGAAAAAATCAAATTTTGTACATGTTCTTACTGATGAAGAATATAAGGATGCTCTGGATTTTGGTATAAACAAAACAAAAATAGTAAAAATTCCAAATGGTGTAACAATTCATAAAGATATTCAAAGAGTAAATTTTAAAGATAAATTTAATATAAAAAATGATTATATCTTCTTTTTAGGGCGAATAAATAGAGTAAAAGGAATAGATCTCTTAATCCAAGGTTTTGCAAAGTCAGAAATAGGTAATACAGATTTAGTAATTGCTGGACCAGATGAAAATTATTTACATGAATTAAAAACTATTGTTAAAAGACAAAGAATTGAGCATAAAGTTCATTTTATAGGTTCTATCTATGGTGATGAAAAAATCGCAGCTTTCAATGAATGCAAAATCCTTGCATTAACATCTAGATTTGAAGGAATGCCAATTGTTGTATTAGAAGCATGCTCCTTTAAAAAGCCTGTAGTAATAACTGATAAATGTAATATAAATGATATTGAAAGGTATAACTGTGGTATTATTATTCAATTTGACGAAAAAGAATTAATTGAAGCATTAAACAAACTAATAAATGACACAAATGATTATCTAATAAAGAGTGAAAATGCTTATAAATTAGTTAAAGAAAAATATACATGGGATTCAATTGTGCAACAAGTTGAAAAATTATACAAAAAATCATTAGGTAAAAAAGTTTAA
- a CDS encoding glycosyltransferase family A protein translates to MINISVIIPVYNRTKELLRALDSVYNQTSIPEEVIIVDDCSDYDLSSDIDLSFYTGLNSNLIFIRNKKRLGAAESRNIGARIAKGKYLAFLDSDDYWDSHKLELQLKLALFNENIGLIYCDQWVIDSNGLNRPSGKQMINDNILDHLLKGWTAPNTSTLLIKKNIFQEIGGFDNTLASCQDHDLWMKIAITNVIVQYIPDRLSYFSTNSTNRISLNYENRLSGAKYFLDKWGNLITELKGTTYYKKFRKKYINIVLLPIILDLFIKEKRILKSINIFIKNLLFINANFYISLFNSIISKWTYNNKK, encoded by the coding sequence ATGATAAATATCTCTGTAATAATTCCAGTATACAATAGAACAAAAGAATTATTAAGAGCATTGGACTCAGTCTATAATCAAACATCAATCCCTGAAGAAGTCATAATTGTAGATGATTGTTCTGATTATGATTTGAGTTCCGATATAGATTTGAGTTTCTATACCGGTTTGAATTCTAATTTAATATTCATTAGAAATAAAAAAAGGCTAGGAGCTGCGGAGTCTAGAAATATTGGGGCAAGAATTGCTAAAGGTAAATATCTGGCCTTTTTAGACTCAGATGATTATTGGGACTCTCATAAACTCGAATTGCAATTAAAATTAGCATTATTTAATGAAAATATAGGATTAATTTACTGCGATCAGTGGGTTATTGATAGTAATGGTTTAAATAGACCATCTGGGAAACAAATGATCAATGATAATATCCTTGATCATTTGTTAAAGGGTTGGACAGCTCCTAATACATCAACATTGTTAATAAAAAAAAATATTTTTCAAGAAATTGGTGGTTTTGATAACACTTTAGCAAGCTGTCAAGACCATGATCTTTGGATGAAAATAGCAATAACAAATGTTATTGTCCAATATATCCCAGATAGATTATCATATTTTTCAACCAATTCAACTAATAGAATTTCATTAAATTATGAAAACAGATTATCTGGTGCAAAATACTTTTTAGATAAGTGGGGAAATCTAATAACAGAATTGAAAGGAACAACTTACTACAAAAAATTCAGGAAAAAATATATCAATATCGTTCTACTTCCAATTATTCTGGACTTATTTATTAAAGAAAAAAGAATATTAAAATCAATAAATATATTTATAAAAAATTTGTTATTTATCAATGCAAATTTTTACATTTCACTATTTAATTCCATTATAAGTAAATGGACCTACAATAATAAAAAATGA